CATTCCCTAGCGcgggaaccaaacagggccgagGTGAGGTGAGGGACGCGAAGGTTGGACTGGATGTTGATTTTGAGAAAAATAGAgggtttttttgaaaaataatgtgAAGGGAGACCGGACTTCAGGTTGATTTCACTAAATATTAAGGACTATTTTGCAAAAAGATCGGGACTCGCATATCCGTTTGCCTGGCCGATCCAAAGGCTGGGAATGAGCGGGGACGTGGCCCAATGGCTAAGCCCAAGCTTGGTCCAGGTTCAGAGGTTTAGAGATTAGGAAAATGAATATAAGCTTACTGTGCAAATGGTGGTGGAAACATGAAAATGAAGATGGTCTTTGGCAATCAATTGTTAGAGCAAAAGTATATGGGAGGTGTGAAGGTTGATCGGTGCAATTAAGCACAGAATAGACAACTCCCCTGTTTGGTCAGACctcctcaaaattaaacatattTACATGGCAAATAGAGCTGTGAAAGTAAAGAATGGCCTCTCAACTTTGTTTTGGGAAGATATCTGGTTAAAGGACCAACTTCTTTGTGTTCTCTACCCTGTTCTCTATGAGttgtgcttagttaagcatgtGTCTGTGTAACAGTTTTTGTCGAGGCATGCTCAGCTGCTTTGCTCCATATGGTTACCTCCTTTTTTGTTTGACTCGTGGCTTGGTTTGGTGAATGAGGTTTATACCTATTCTTTCGACAACACCCAGGATGAGGTCTTTTGGAGGTGCAATAAGAATGGTGTCTTTTCTACCAGTTCAGCCTATAACTGACTCCTGGTGATTCTGGTTTCTCCTTCGTACACATTTGGAAAGCAAAAATCCCACACAGAGTTAAGGTTTTCAAAACTCTACCCAGGGGTGTGAAACGGGCCCCAccgttttttcattaagaggaagtcTAACCGACTAACCGGGTAGAGAAACCCCCCGAACTCTGGCCCGAGGGAGATTTTTTTCTCTCAGCAGTCTGAAATTCGCTTCTGATGAGATTCGAACTCAGAACCTGAAAGCGcgacgctactgggccgagctAGCCACTTGGGCCGCCCGACTGTTCGCACAGAGTCAAGGTTTTCATGTGgcttttggaaaataatgtcgTCCTTGCCAGAGATAATATGATTAGGAGGAATTGGTCGGGATCCCCGACCTGTTACTTTTGCTCAGCTGATAAAAGTATTGatcatcttttctttttatgtCCCGTGGCTAAACTACTCTGGGGGTTGGTTGGCTTATGCCTGGGGGCTGGTAATGTTCCAGGAAACCTCCCATAATATAAACAATGGATCAAACATTGGTTGCCAGGAGGACACTTTGCCGAGGAGCTCCAACAGCAAACCTTTATCCCCTCTATCGTTTGGTGGCATTCCCTCTCCGAAGGTGATGTTGACATATTCTCCTACCTTTATGCCAGACAGAGGTTTGTGTGAATGGGACAAGATACAGACCATCCGGACATCAAACTTCTAAGTAGACGAGTGTTGTGATGGATTGGTATGTGTGAATCGTGAATTCATTGCCAGGTTGAAGTGGTAACGAAGAAGAAATTTGAAGTTTAGTTTTCTAagtttctttctttattttatatAGCTTTTTTCTTGTATCTATGAAACTCGAAGTCTAGAGTGTAAGAATTTTTGTAACTCTTTTGGATGTAGTCATTCGCTTGTGAATGAGTAAGGTTGGAACTTTTTTCATAATTAAAAAAAGTGGTGCGTGCATTTGATATAATCTGGATGTGCTTATGGAATTTGAATGTTTGATTAAGTTATACTCTTCGTCTTCAACTCATCATGTAATCGCTGCAttgttcttttcaaaaaaaaaaatggctGCATTGTGCGTCAGTTTTTTTAGGGGCATTGTGCGTCAATTGTTACGGTGTGGGCCGAGCggcggcttttttatttttatattttttaaaagcgtgttttatagaaatatatttttgatttcacattttatatttttgtacccctaccgcccggcaggggggcggcagggtaAACAAATATAAATTGTTTTTATGCGGAAGCCCCTggtgggagcctgccgccccctgccgggcggcaggcagcCTGCCTCCCGGCAggctcctccccccccccccccccccaaaaaaaatataaaagctgagccCCTTTCCTCGCACCCTCATTTCGTGCCCACGAGAttcagagaggggagagggagagaggaggggtgagagaggtaattccaccggcgaagccctgtcggattttggatccgaaccgcaggtaaccaatatttctcaactttttcattaaattttttttgtatatttaattctatgattagtattttttattattgcaagcacttagggttcggattagtggttataattgaagccatacccactgctgctgccgaggctggaccttccgggaatccaACGGATGGGTCGtctccacctacaagaattcgcaGCATGTAGTTGTGCACGACACACCTTCCAATGTATTTGTTTGTACGAAACTAAGTATATTGTGTATGTAGTATGCCTAAAtgtcttgtttaattagttggcagtgcgtatttctatagaatttggtTGTAATGAATGAAACCTTCGATGTAATATCTTATGTGGTATCTTGTTTAACGTTCAATTTAAATTTTGTTCATTGTATCAAATTGGTCAGCCCCTTTAGAATTCGCTCAGCTTTTATATTtttgggggagcctgccgccccctgccgggcggtaggggtacaaaactgtaaaatatgaaatcgaaaatatattactgtaaaaaatatttttaaaaaatataaaaataaaaaagccgcgGAAGAGCGAGCGTCGGAAGGGACTGGGCCGGCTTGGTTTGCTGGACAGTCCACATCGATACAAGGATCCGACTTTTTTGGGCCCGACCCGCACCGTGGCCCTGACCATGGGCCTGTAGCACACGGCCCAATAATATTTTCAGAGGCtggtactttttttttgtttttgctgtAAACAACGCTGTGCCACAACCACAAAGCAGTGGATCGTTTCGGTTACAGCTCATCTCGTCTCATCCCTGTCTCGTCTGCCGCGCACATATTAAGAGTCGCTCAAGTGACTAGCAGTTAAACTATCACAAAAAAATCtaataattattattatttatttcaaaaaaaattcaaacaaattttttATATTACTGTAATAATTAAAAATTATTCCGGAACAAATTTGACTGTGGGCAAGTTTATGCTCAAAACATAAAATCTGGAGTAGGAGAGGCTAACAATTCCTTTCCTGGCAGTAGGGGCGGAGCTATATATATAGCTCTGATGCACCCACGTCAAAATAAAAGTCTAGCATTAATCATCAAATTTTCATCATATAAGAGAGCTAGCAGCAAATTCATAAACATGCTCTCTCAATTCAGCTCTACCTTCGCCCCGCATGCCAGCACTGTTTTTTTTCAGAGAAATCAATTTTCTGTCGCCAATGCTCGATGCTACATACACAGCAGAGCATTATTCGCTATTACCAGCATTCGTCCTCATTAGAACATGAACACGATCGACAGCATTTCATAGCCTGTCCCGACATCAATGATCTAATGGCTCCGAAGCCTCTGGTCCATCGCCTTGCCATTCCTTGTCTGCTGGACAGATTGCAACTTCTGCCtggtgcttgcttgcttgcgcGCGCAGCGGCCAGGCATGTGGCCGGGCTCGTCGCCGTGGCGGACGCTGCCGGGCCGGTGCACGGGACGCAGGCTAGCTGGAGCCTTGATTACCTGTTGCCCCCCACGAACGAGTACCAGCGACATGCTCAGGCGTTCTGCTGTGCCTGATCGAGCTCAACACCTCAACGAGCACAGGAACAGGTAGACAAAAAGAAATGCAAGCCAAGGGCACATGCGCAGGCGCTTACACCCGCGGCCGGAAGatcctcgggcggcggcggccgtggtggagGGCACGGCGAGGCGCCGTGGGTGCGcggccgtgccgtgcccgtgcgtgccggcggcggccgcttgTCCTTTCCGCGGAGCGCACGGGGGCGGTCTCCCCTGTTTCCATCCCGACTTGCCGTGTCGTGTCGTGTCGTGTCCCGCACCCAGGCAAATTAAACCAGTCCGTGGATGCGGATTGCGAGAGCCATCAGAATTTGACCGGAGGACTAGAATCCATCAATCAGGCATCCGCCGGGCATGTTTTTCATCTCGATCTCCTGCACTTATCGGCTCAACAAGCACTCCGATCCATTCGTTCTACTTCTCCTGATCTGATCGCAGATTTAAAAAGCAGTTTTAATTAGTTTAAACCATACCAATGGATCGGATTCATTCAGTCCAGGCCACATGTCACATCCCCATTGTCCCACGTACGCCAGAAAGGGCCGCCCGGCGGGGCCCAGGGTCCGGTCTCCGGGGGACATGGTCCAAAAAAATTATTCAGAGACAAGGAAAGAGATGCCCCACCAGACAAGACACCACACAAATCTCTCTAGCACTGAACTCCCCTTCAGTTCATCAGCCCAACCTCCCTAATCTCCCGTTTACATTACGAGTAAGCATGCATGTTCGGGGGCTTATAAATAGCATCACCTTCCCCTACCACTCGCTTCATCAGCTCGTATCTCTCATCTCTCCATCCACCACCAACAACCACACCGAATTAACCACACACTGCAGCTTGCAACAGCTACCAATTCTAGATCAGGGACAGCTTTGCTCCGCTAACCAGATCATCAGGAAGCAATGGAGATGTACATGGACGGCAAGCAGTGGGCGAAGCTGTCTTCGAGCTCGAAGAAAGGGAGccggaggtcggcggcggcggtggcgccggcagcCGACGAGGGGAGCCCGAGGGGCGTCAGAGCCCGGGCGGCGTCGAGGGGCCCGGCGGCCAGGTCGTCGGCGTCACGGCGGCTGGCCAGCATGGTGAGGGAGCAGCGGGCGCGGTTCTACATCATGCGCCGCTGCGTCACCATGCTCGTGTGCTGGAAGgactagctgctgctgctgctgcttctgggcttctggctGACACCGCCTGAAGGTTGTGGGCTTGTAGGCCCGGGCCCGGCCCATCAGGAGCTCTACAGAAGCCACGGGCCCTGCTGGGCCCAGCCCAACCTGAGGGAGAGAGATGTGCCGATGTTTGCTGTGGCCATCCTGTGGTTCCTGGTAGTGTTTCTAGTGTGCCAACAAATTATAGCTTGGATGTAATTGCTGCCTGAAGCGCAGCTAGCATTGTTGTAAAAACGCTAAGCCATTGTTACTGCTACTCCCCTTTTCTCTGTTACTGAATTGTGTGGAATACATATCTTGATCACTTTTCATTTTTGTCAAGCGTGCGCCATTATTTGTTGAACTATATTGGCATCAACATGGGACAGATGATGGACTGGATGTTTGGATTTGGTACAACTAACCTGTAACCACTGGATACTCAGGCAGAATCTGCATCAACCAAATGGTGGTGGTTTGTGGCTTTGCTGCACATGGGTGTGCAAATGTGGACTGGACAGTTGGTCGATTGATGGGTCACCACTTTGTCGCTTCCCCTTACAGTTACAGTCACAGGACCTAGCGCCAACATGCGTATCCTGACGGTCCACAATTCTCTGACGAAACTGCCATTTAAACTAACAACAACAGTGTATCAGTATGAGCAATCTAGTACTGATAATAATGAACATAGACATACCTGTATCGTGATTACCTTGACCTGATTCAAGTGTTTGAACCTTAATTTGTACACATCTGGCGTGTCCGGAGCTCGTGTCCTGTTGCTAACCGATCGCGGCACATGGATCCTCGTCGCCTCCACTGAACTCACAGGCTAATGCATGATGGGTTCAGGTTAGCAAGTGCAAAAGGAACACTAACTACCATGCATGAGCATCTCTCTCTCTAACGCACCATGCTTAGGCAGAATTTAGTTCCCAAACTTTTTTTgcacagtatccgtcacatcgagttttcagacacatgtatggagcattaaatgcaattgaaaaaataactaattacagaGTCTAATtgattcatacgagatgaatctaataacgttaattaattcataattagatattaattgtcaagtaacaacgaaacatGCTACGGTACCGaatccaaattttttcaccaactaaacacccccttagtATATCAGGGGCAGGCACACAGTTTGCACTTTGCATGCCGATTTGAAAAATACGTGCGTCTCCGTTGCAATCTTTCGGCTGCATGTCGGCACACCGATCGATTGCGCCCGTTACTTAACCGTCGTCGCAGCGTGACGCCATGATGCGCCGACGTCGCGGCCGGGACACGCGTCAGGGAGCTAGCAGCTAAGCCGGCCGCTTGACCGGCCGCCGGTCAAATCATGACGCGCATGTGCGTGCCCGGATCCCGATGCGCGGTCGCCGGTCGCTCGCCCACCCCTGCTCACCGTCATGTGCTTCAGAGTTAGTGGCAAATGGGTTGTGATCGAGCTCTAAATCTAGCTGGGGAGCTTCACATGGCAGACAGTGGTGTGGCGACAGAGCAGTGCAGCATTCATCGACCATCGTGATCATTGGCATGATCTCTCTCAGGACTAGCTAATTCCTGTCGTTTTTGCAGGTTCACGAGTGCTTTGCTTTGGGATTCGTGAGGGTGCACTCCGTTCTAAATATCAGAGGAGACTAAATTTTGGCTGAAGATGAACTTTCAGCATCGCTGAAGCCGTTGTTGCAAATCATTGGCtagttattttttcttttagaaaagaagaagaagaagaaatcattGGCTAGAGCAGCCCAAATGAAATGTTTGTATTTCAGATTATGTCGACGCATTTTCAAGCAACAACTCTGACAAAGACAGGTTCTCTGtctggggtgtgtttagatccccaaACTCCTCCAAACTAAACACAGTGTACTACAGTGGTTTTCCCAGCGCTATAGTGTTTTTTTTgcatgggaactaaacacagccctgaACGCCCCTGGCTGATCACTGCCTGTCTTGCCGATCGATCGAGAGCCTGCTGGCCCTGTGGCAAGTGTTTGTCCGGAGTGCCTGCCAGCAGCGGCAGGGGCGGTGCCATGTGGGCTTGCgtgccggcggccatgggcgcACGCCCACATGAGATGCCGCTGCTGGCCCAACGAATGGCAACGCGATCAATGCCTGAGCCGCGACCGGCTGAACGCTCGTCGGCGACGACCGATTAGCCTCGAGCTTAACCGGGGGATCggaggcccacctgtcagtgagAGACAGCTAGCTTCGGTTCAACTGCTAACAACCGGAGTTGCCTTTGCTTCTTGACAGTTGAGAGACGACGTGCCATCCGACGCAATTATCGGATTTGGACACGCACGAACGCGGCAAGGAAATCCGCAGGAGGCTCGGACATGAGCCGATAAGGCTGTCGGTCTTTCTGTCGAGCAAGTTGCAATGCGAGCTCAACTCTGTGCATCCAGGGCGACACTTTGTCGTGTGCGTGTGTGAGGGGGAAGATGAAGAGGCTTTGACCCTACAGTTAGCTAGGGGCGCTCGGTGGGCGGGCGGTCCATGTCAAGGACGCATCGAGAGGCCATAGCTGCTCGCTCGGGTCATCACCAACCGAGGTCCCTTGAGGTAGGAGCGGTTCTAGCCTGGCCGCAGAAGATCCGCGGGCGCCGGAGGTGGACGCCACGGGCGGGCGCGCGAGCGCAACCGATGCCGTGGCCTGTGGCCGCGGTCGCTGTCGTTTCTGCGGAGCGCACGGGTGTGGCCTCCCCTGCTGTCGTCTCCGCCGTCTCATCTGCCCGGCCGTTCTCATCttcgtggccggccggccgcgggcggcgccgtGTCGCCCAACTGTCCCCCGCAAACACGCGAGCAAGCAAACAGTTTAATCTCGAGCTAATCAGGATTAACGATTGCAAACGCCCAAATGATCACGGAGACGGTCGATCGGTGTGGTCCGGGGCGTATCAAATCAGCACGAgagggagcagagcagagcagagcagaccGTGCGGCGCGAGCCGAAAGGGCCGGCCGGGCCCTATCCCCGGGGGACATGGTCCAATACACTATCCTGGACATGGAAAGAGATGCCCCACCGGACAATGCTTGCAAAAAGGAGATGATTAGTCTTAGTTAATCACCCCTGGCCTCCTACCCAATCACCTGCTAACAGCACATCACAGGAAGGCTAGCTTGGTCATCTGGGGGCCGGCTGGGCTATAAATACCACCCCAAGCCTCACTCTTCCACCTGCAATCACCAACCACAAGCAAGAGACCTGCTGCGCATTTGCAAAGTTTGCAACAACAACCACAACTCCTCGTTTCAGAGATCGAGCTAGCTGTTGCCATTTGCCACTTGAGTTCTTGCTCCAAGGGAGGGAGAAGAAAGGTAGAGAGGTAATGGAGATGTACATGGATGACAAGAGCAAGATAATGTTCAAGAAGGGCAGCCGGAggtcggtggcggtggcgggcgaGGGGAGCCCGGCGGCAGGCTTCAAGGCCCGGGCAGCGTCGAGGGGCCCGGCGGCCCGGTCGGTGCCGGGCCGGCTGGCGAGCCTGGTGAAGGAGCAGAGGGCCAGGTTCTACATCATGCGCCGCTGCGTCACCATGCTCGTGTGCTTTAGGGACTGACTAGTGGAACTGGAATGTAAGCCTCCAGGGCCGTGGGCTTACCAGGGCCCTGTGACAGGGCCCAATTGGGCTGGGCCTATCCCGGTGGTAGGTTCATGTGTCGTAGTGATTGACGAGTTCTTCTTCACAGTCAGAGGAAGAGAGATCAGAGATGTGCCTGTTCTGTGGCCATCCTGAGCTTGACGGTGTTTATAGTGTCAGAAAGTTAGTTCCTGTTCTGTCTGCATGACAGCATTGTTTGCTGCAAAACGCTAATACACTCCTGATTCCAGTGTAATTAAATTAGGCTCCTGTTGCCATGTTATTTCGTTTCCCGGCGGGTATCAcaagtctgaactctgaacaagGCAAGACGATGATGGTCGGCCACCTTACTAACGCCCGAACCATTTTACAGTGCTCTTCTGATTGTTCATTTTAGATATctggattgttttttttttaattgtgCACATGACAACTGAAGATAGAAGACACGGCTGAAAAGAAGAGAGACCAAAACTGTTGAAATTTGCTGTCATTGATGACTGAAACACAGCCTTCACCTGTTACAACAAACTCTCTTTTACAGAAgttctgtcaaaaaaaaaaagagggaacGAATATACGTAGCTACAAAATCTGACATACTGCTGATTTCAACTCCGTCAAGATCTGAAAGAATCTGTAAAACTCCGACAACACTCAGAAGAATCTGCAACTACACACAGATTAAACACCATGCACTATCTGCTGCTAATCATACGGTTGATCGAGGTGTATGATCCGATGAACGCACAAACGACCCCATTCATTATG
The nucleotide sequence above comes from Panicum virgatum strain AP13 chromosome 3K, P.virgatum_v5, whole genome shotgun sequence. Encoded proteins:
- the LOC120701570 gene encoding uncharacterized protein LOC120701570 — its product is MEMYMDGKQWAKLSSSSKKGSRRSAAAVAPAADEGSPRGVRARAASRGPAARSSASRRLASMVREQRARFYIMRRCVTMLVCWKD
- the LOC120701571 gene encoding uncharacterized protein LOC120701571, which gives rise to MEMYMDDKSKIMFKKGSRRSVAVAGEGSPAAGFKARAASRGPAARSVPGRLASLVKEQRARFYIMRRCVTMLVCFRD